One genomic window of Glycine soja cultivar W05 chromosome 9, ASM419377v2, whole genome shotgun sequence includes the following:
- the LOC114425272 gene encoding ELKS/Rab6-interacting/CAST family member 1-like isoform X3, producing the protein MPDNAVAKRKAEDFVSDNKRLKGLGIGAPEGPISLDDFRSLQRSNMELRKQLENQVVTVDTLRSDNCAAVECHESELKSVKESVAKCYLDQLKALQQMVDLKHKELGDLNRASAAQKHAMEDLNERLSASTQSCAEANSIISSQKVNIAELKEQLDEEWTQRKEEREKAAGDLKAAVHRAQSEAQEELKRLSDASLRRERELQETINKLQESEREMSLLVETLRSKLEDTRQKLVVSDNKVRQLEAQVHEEKLANENEMKKVELEQQETRRLRKELESEKQAAREEAWAKVSVLELEINAAMRDLDFERRRLKGARERLMLRETQLRAFYSTTEEIQVLFAKQQEQLKSMQRTLEDDENYENTFVDMDGIIGGTSGREKEVDGYHSQNGAKAGSTSSAQRLNVVHVETLSNEASVTEKHGCDMRSEECQNTQEAKFTSADHDHRVRGGFGSDIDGVGTATMVERDAAVGTERVLETESPVNQGEQNIDLNKCLDGDTMQIDDDDDHVQETEEHAQKPSHEGLHHSQSNNPSDTQKTIEDTEAGGTIRTADLLTSEVAGSRACSTAPFLHGENESPRSKDNNEGSGALHDSIIVVAVAESQNTTSDAAVARQNERRVLSEMIGIVAPDLREQFEGSAYDCDQERENHGGSSDSDTKSCSNTSIDNRADAKGGSISDEETQLSDHDEEDQKQGDAMDNDDEDTEED; encoded by the exons GCAGCTGTTGAATGCCATGAAAGT GAATTAAAATCAGTCAAAGAGTCGGTTGCAAAATGTTACCTTGATCAATTAAAAGCATTACAGCAAATGGTGGATCTCAAACATAAGGAATTAGGGGATCTCAACAGAGCGTCTGCTGCACAAAAACATGCCATGGAAGACCTTAATGAAAGGCTTAGTGCTTCTACGCAGTCATGTGCTGAAGCAAATTCTATAATAAGTAG CCAAAAGGTAAATATAGCTGAACTGAAGGAACAATTAGATGAAGAGTGGACTCAACGAAAAGAAGAGCGAGAAAAGGCTGCAGGTGATCTAAAAGCTGCTGTTCATAGAGCCCAGTCTGAGGCTCAAGAGGAATTAAAACGACTCTCAGATGCTTCCTtaagaagagaaagagagcTACAAGAAACAATAAATAAGCTACAG GAGTCAGAGAGAGAAATGTCTTTGCTGGTTGAAACCTTGAGGTCCAAACTG GAAGATACCAGGCAAAAATTGGTTGTATCTGATAATAAGGTCCGTCAATTGGAAGCCCAAGTACATGAAGAGAAGCTTgccaatgaaaatgaaatgaag AAAGTAGAACTTGAACAACAGGAAACAAGAAGATTAAGGAAAGAGCTTGAGAGCGAAAAG CAGGCAGCTCGAGAAGAAGCTTGGGCTAAAGTTTCTGTTCTTGAGCTTGAGATAAATGCTGCAATGCGAGATCTTGATTTTGAGAGGCGGAGGTTGAAAGGTGCCAGGGAAAGACTTATGCTTCG GGAAACACAGCTTCGAGCATTTTATTCAACTACTGAAGAGATACAAGTATTGTTTGCTAAGCAACAGGAACAATTGAAGTCTATGCAGAGAACTCTAGAAGATGATGAAAATTATGAGAATACTTTTGTAGACATGGATGGAATCATTGGTGGAACCTCTGGCAGAGAAAAAGAAGTTGATGGATACCATAGCCAAAATGGTGCCAAGGCAGGGTCAACTTCTTCTGCACAAAGGCTCAACGTAGTTCACGTTGAAACATTGAGCAATGAAGCAAGTGTCACTGAGAAGCATGGCTGTGATATGAGAAGTGAAGAATGTCAAAATACGCAAGAGGCAAAATTCACCAGTGCTGATCATGACCATCGTGTTAGAGGTGGCTTTGGTTCTGATATTGATGGTGTTGGCACGGCAACTATGGTGGAGAGAGATGCTGCTGTAGGCACTGAGCGAGTTCTTGAAACTGAAAGTCCTGTAAATCAGGGTGAACAGAATATTGATTTGAACAAGTGTTTAGATGGGGACACAATGcaaattgatgatgatgatgaccatGTACAAGAAACGGAGGAGCATGCTCAAAAACCTTCTCATGAAGGCTTACATCATTCACAATCAAATAATCCTTCAGACACTCAAAAGACCATTGAGGATACAGAAGCTGGAGGCACAATCAGAACAGCAGATCTTTTGACTTCGGAAGTGGCTGGTAGTCGGGCTTGCAGTACAGCCCCTTTCTTGCATGGAGAAAATGAATCTCCAAGAAGCAAAGATAATAATGAAGGTTCAGGAGCATTGCATGATTCAATTATCGTAGTGGCTGTGGCTGAGAGTCAGAACACAACTTCTGATGCTGCAGTTGCCAGACAGAATGAACGACGAGTACTAAGTGAGATGATTGGCATTGTTGCTCCCGATTTGAGGGAGCAATTTGAAGGTTCTGCATATGATTGTGACCAAGAGAGAGAAAACCATGGTGGTTCATCTGACTCAGATACTAAGAGTTGTAGCAACACTAGCATTGATAACAGAGCTGATGCAAAGGGTGGATCAATATCTGATGAAGAAACTCAGCTTAGTGACCATGATGAGGAGGATCAAAAGCAGGGTGATGCCATGGATAACGATGATGAAGACACTGAagaagattga